In the Aquipuribacter hungaricus genome, one interval contains:
- a CDS encoding urease accessory protein UreF, with the protein MTPTDARAFGSPCAPGGADGLVGFLASLQLNDSAFPSGRYTLSYGLEAFVQAGIITRSSPPKELLALLGDQIRHGTAPADAAALACAHRAAPTGTVTTGTASPGSVTGTVPVELAAGLAAVGAVDARLSAVKLAREARQSSARTGRQLLTTAAAAFDSPAVTGYCAEVRAGTHPGNAAVALGLVSAVLGVPLAHAVAGELYTFASGWLAAAVRLSVTDHRVAQLVLHRLGPLLESATVTATTASVDDIRSCTPLVDVMAMRHERAELRLFSS; encoded by the coding sequence GTGACGCCGACCGACGCCCGGGCGTTCGGGTCCCCGTGCGCGCCGGGTGGGGCGGACGGCCTGGTGGGGTTCCTGGCGAGCCTGCAGCTCAACGACTCGGCGTTCCCCAGCGGGCGCTACACCCTCTCCTACGGGCTCGAGGCTTTCGTCCAGGCCGGGATCATCACCAGGTCCAGCCCTCCTAAGGAGCTCCTGGCGCTGCTGGGCGACCAGATCCGCCACGGCACCGCCCCGGCCGACGCGGCGGCGCTGGCCTGCGCCCACCGCGCCGCCCCCACCGGCACCGTTACCACCGGTACCGCCTCTCCTGGCTCCGTCACCGGTACCGTCCCGGTCGAGCTGGCGGCGGGCCTGGCAGCGGTGGGCGCCGTGGATGCCCGCCTGAGCGCGGTGAAGCTGGCCCGCGAAGCCCGGCAGTCCTCGGCCCGCACCGGGCGCCAGCTGCTGACCACCGCCGCGGCGGCGTTCGACTCCCCTGCGGTGACCGGCTACTGCGCGGAGGTGCGCGCGGGCACCCACCCGGGCAACGCCGCGGTCGCGCTCGGGCTGGTCAGCGCCGTCCTGGGCGTCCCACTGGCCCACGCGGTCGCCGGGGAGCTGTACACCTTCGCGTCCGGGTGGCTGGCGGCCGCGGTGCGTCTGTCGGTCACCGACCACCGCGTCGCTCAGCTGGTCCTGCACCGGCTGGGACCCCTGCTGGAGTCCGCCACCGTCACCGCCACGACCGCCAGCGTCGACGACATCCGCAGCTGCACCCCGCTGGTCGACGTGATGGCGATGCGGCACGAGCGCGCCGAGCTGCGCCTGTTCTCCAGCTGA
- the ureC gene encoding urease subunit alpha yields the protein MTSIPRRTYAALYGPTTGDRFRLADTNLIAQVQASLLVPGEETIYGGGKTLRDGMGQVPGLRNADGVLDTVITAVVVMDPVLGIVKADIGIKDGRIAGIGKAGNPYVQDGVHPNLVVGAGTEAISGEGLVATAGAIDPHVHFVTPAQVPHALSAGVTTLIGGGTGPADGSKGVTATPGPWNIARMLEATATLPVNVGLLAKGNSSAPATLVEQLTAGACGLKVHEDYGATPAVIDCALSVADAHDVQVAIHTDSLNESGYLADTVDAIDGRVIHSYHTEGAGGGHAPDVMAIAALPNVLPSSTNPTRPYTTDTTDNLFYMTMVTHHLNPQNPEDVAFAQSRIRGETEAAEDVLQDMGVISMMSSDSQAMGRIGDTVTTTWRTADKMKRQRGKLPGDPGGSGEHDNERILRYLAKYTINPALTHGIAHLVGSLETGKVADIVLWPTNTFGVKPKYVLKGGFVAWSVMGDPNASIPTPEPVLLRPSFGTIGKAVGRTSMTFVSQASIDAGVPERLGLERWVEPVRGCRTLGKAAMVRNDATPDIRVDPETYQVYVDGELVDVEPADSVPMSQLYNIV from the coding sequence GTGACCTCGATCCCGCGGCGCACCTACGCCGCGCTGTACGGGCCGACCACCGGGGACCGTTTCCGGCTGGCCGACACCAACCTGATCGCCCAGGTGCAGGCCAGCCTGCTGGTGCCCGGGGAGGAGACCATCTACGGCGGGGGGAAGACCCTGCGCGACGGGATGGGCCAGGTGCCGGGGCTGCGCAACGCCGACGGTGTGCTGGACACGGTGATCACCGCGGTGGTGGTGATGGACCCGGTGCTGGGGATCGTCAAGGCCGACATCGGCATCAAGGACGGACGGATCGCCGGTATCGGTAAGGCCGGTAACCCCTACGTCCAGGACGGGGTCCACCCGAACCTGGTCGTCGGTGCCGGCACCGAGGCGATCAGCGGTGAGGGCCTGGTCGCCACCGCCGGCGCCATCGACCCCCACGTGCACTTCGTGACCCCCGCGCAGGTCCCTCACGCCCTCTCCGCCGGTGTGACCACCTTGATAGGCGGCGGCACCGGCCCTGCGGACGGCTCCAAGGGCGTGACCGCCACCCCGGGCCCGTGGAACATCGCCCGGATGCTGGAGGCGACCGCCACGCTGCCGGTCAACGTGGGCCTGCTCGCCAAGGGCAACTCCTCAGCACCGGCGACCCTGGTCGAGCAGCTCACGGCCGGTGCGTGCGGGTTGAAGGTCCACGAGGACTACGGGGCGACCCCGGCGGTCATCGACTGCGCCCTGTCGGTGGCCGACGCCCACGACGTGCAGGTCGCCATCCACACCGACTCCCTTAACGAGTCCGGGTACCTGGCCGACACCGTCGACGCCATCGACGGGCGGGTGATCCACAGCTACCACACCGAGGGCGCCGGCGGTGGGCACGCCCCGGACGTGATGGCCATCGCCGCCCTGCCCAACGTGCTGCCGTCCTCGACGAACCCGACCCGGCCGTACACCACCGACACCACCGACAACCTCTTCTACATGACCATGGTCACCCACCACCTGAACCCGCAGAACCCCGAGGACGTCGCCTTCGCCCAGTCCCGTATCCGCGGGGAGACCGAGGCCGCCGAGGACGTGCTGCAGGACATGGGGGTGATCTCGATGATGTCCTCGGACTCCCAGGCGATGGGACGCATCGGCGACACCGTGACCACCACCTGGCGCACCGCGGACAAGATGAAGCGCCAGCGCGGGAAGCTGCCCGGGGACCCGGGCGGGTCCGGCGAGCACGACAACGAACGGATCTTGCGCTACCTGGCCAAGTACACAATCAACCCGGCGCTGACCCACGGCATCGCCCACCTGGTCGGGTCCCTGGAGACGGGCAAGGTTGCCGACATCGTGCTGTGGCCGACGAACACCTTCGGGGTCAAGCCCAAGTACGTCCTCAAGGGCGGGTTCGTGGCCTGGTCGGTCATGGGCGACCCCAACGCCTCCATCCCCACCCCCGAGCCGGTGCTCCTGCGCCCCAGCTTCGGCACCATCGGCAAGGCGGTGGGGCGCACCTCGATGACGTTCGTGTCCCAGGCCTCCATCGACGCCGGTGTCCCGGAGCGCCTGGGCCTGGAGCGGTGGGTGGAGCCGGTGCGCGGGTGCCGCACCCTGGGCAAGGCGGCGATGGTCCGCAACGACGCCACCCCCGACATCCGCGTGGACCCCGAGACCTACCAGGTCTACGTCGACGGGGAGCTGGTCGACGTCGAGCCGGCCGACTCGGTACCGATGTCGCAGCTGTACAACATCGTCTGA
- a CDS encoding urease subunit gamma — translation MMLTPRETEKLVIYQVADLARRRLDRGVKLNFPEAIALICEALLESARDGHSVADTIEIGKQVLSREQVMPEVPDMVTLVQVEATFATGTQLVSVPDPIS, via the coding sequence ATGATGCTGACGCCGCGGGAGACCGAGAAGCTGGTGATCTACCAGGTCGCGGACCTGGCGCGCCGGCGTCTCGACCGGGGGGTGAAGCTCAACTTCCCTGAGGCTATCGCGCTGATCTGCGAGGCACTGCTGGAGTCGGCCCGTGACGGGCACTCGGTGGCCGACACCATCGAGATCGGCAAGCAGGTGCTGTCCCGCGAGCAGGTGATGCCCGAGGTGCCCGACATGGTCACCCTGGTCCAGGTCGAGGCCACCTTCGCTACCGGCACCCAGCTGGTCTCGGTGCCGGACCCGATCTCGTGA